A window of the Sporosarcina sp. FSL K6-2383 genome harbors these coding sequences:
- a CDS encoding rod shape-determining protein, with translation MFGFGSKDVGIDLGTANTLVFIKGKGIVLREPSVVAKNIQTGEIVAVGSAAKNMIGRTPGSIVATRPMKDGVIADFEITTAMIEHYMKEAMRSAGSSFKKPNVMICVPYGITSVEQRAVTDAARQAGAKDAFTIEEPFAAAIGANLPVWEPTGSMVVDIGGGTTEVAVISLGGIVTSESIRVGGDTMDNAIISFIRKTYNLTIGERTSEAIKIEIGSAKVTDDLKKMEIRGRDLLTGLPKTIEISSDEIADALRESITQIIDGVKKTLETTPPELSSDVMERGIVLTGGGALLQNLDKIISDETNMPVFIAEEPLDCVAIGTGKALDNFDLIKKMQTR, from the coding sequence TTGTTTGGATTTGGATCAAAGGATGTCGGGATTGACCTCGGCACAGCAAATACATTAGTTTTTATTAAAGGGAAGGGGATCGTCCTTCGGGAGCCCTCTGTAGTAGCAAAAAATATTCAAACTGGTGAAATTGTAGCAGTTGGTAGTGCAGCAAAAAATATGATTGGTCGTACTCCGGGTTCCATCGTGGCAACTCGCCCGATGAAAGATGGCGTAATTGCTGATTTTGAAATTACAACAGCAATGATTGAGCATTATATGAAAGAGGCAATGAGATCGGCGGGTAGTTCGTTCAAAAAGCCGAATGTTATGATTTGTGTACCTTATGGTATTACATCCGTTGAACAACGTGCGGTGACGGATGCTGCACGTCAAGCAGGTGCCAAGGATGCGTTTACGATTGAAGAGCCATTTGCAGCTGCAATTGGTGCGAATCTTCCGGTTTGGGAACCTACGGGAAGTATGGTCGTCGATATAGGTGGCGGAACGACAGAAGTTGCGGTTATTTCCCTCGGAGGCATCGTTACAAGCGAGTCGATTCGTGTCGGAGGTGACACGATGGATAACGCGATTATTAGTTTTATTCGTAAAACGTATAATTTGACAATTGGTGAACGGACGTCTGAAGCTATCAAAATTGAGATTGGTTCTGCAAAAGTGACAGATGATCTTAAAAAGATGGAAATTCGTGGACGTGACTTGTTAACGGGCTTACCGAAAACGATTGAAATTTCTTCGGATGAAATTGCAGACGCATTACGTGAATCGATTACACAAATTATTGATGGTGTAAAGAAAACGCTTGAAACGACACCTCCTGAACTATCTTCAGATGTGATGGAGCGTGGAATAGTGTTGACAGGTGGAGGAGCGTTGCTTCAAAATCTTGACAAAATCATTTCTGATGAAACGAATATGCCAGTCTTCATCGCTGAAGAACCACTCGATTGTGTAGCTATTGGGACGGGTAAAGCGCTTGATAATTTTGATTTGATCAAAAAAATGCAAACTAGATAA
- the radC gene encoding DNA repair protein RadC: MMIRDVHIADRPRERLINQGASSLSNQELIAILLRTGTKDESVLVLANRILSSFDKIQDLKDATIEELMTVKGIGKAKAVQLLAAAEIGKRLYRKHSDGRYTIRSPEDAAAYLMTDMSSLSQEHFVVLFLNVKNEVLHKQTIFIGSLNSSIVHPREIFREAVKRSAASIVVSHNHPSGNPTPSPEDIEVTKRLMEAGSIMGIETLDHIIIGDHQFVSLKQKGYME; encoded by the coding sequence ATGATGATTCGTGATGTACATATTGCGGACAGACCACGGGAAAGGCTCATCAATCAAGGTGCAAGCAGCTTGTCCAACCAGGAGCTCATTGCAATTTTGTTGCGCACAGGTACAAAGGATGAATCGGTGCTGGTGCTCGCAAATCGCATCCTTTCTTCGTTCGACAAAATTCAAGACTTGAAAGATGCTACAATCGAGGAATTGATGACTGTTAAAGGAATTGGAAAAGCTAAAGCGGTTCAGCTACTCGCAGCTGCTGAGATTGGTAAACGACTGTATCGCAAGCACTCCGATGGACGTTATACAATCCGTTCGCCAGAGGATGCGGCCGCTTATTTAATGACGGATATGTCATCCTTGAGCCAGGAGCATTTCGTCGTACTTTTTTTAAATGTCAAAAACGAAGTACTTCATAAGCAGACGATTTTCATTGGTAGCCTAAATTCAAGCATCGTACACCCAAGGGAAATTTTCCGTGAAGCGGTAAAACGTTCTGCGGCCTCAATAGTTGTTTCGCATAATCATCCAAGCGGTAATCCCACGCCATCTCCAGAGGATATTGAAGTGACGAAACGGTTAATGGAAGCTGGGTCTATCATGGGGATTGAAACACTCGATCATATTATTATCGGTGACCATCAATTTGTCAGTCTGAAACAGAAAGGCTATATGGAATAG
- a CDS encoding Maf family protein, with amino-acid sequence MMKFKNARPVILASASPRRKEILSLLGFPFTVLPSHVSEDIAMTTDDFAGYARELASKKTAVIAEDYGDHIVIGADTIVIHEAKHYPKPESKEQAKQFLRELSGKTHTVITGVGISIGGTLRVFSVETAVTFRELDDVLIDAYVESGDPMDKAGGYGIQTAGALFVDKIDGDYFNVMGLPIAQLTEHLRRLALISLKEGDPFIDY; translated from the coding sequence ATGATGAAATTCAAAAATGCTCGACCTGTTATTTTAGCTTCGGCCTCACCAAGACGTAAGGAGATTTTAAGTCTATTGGGTTTTCCGTTTACTGTATTACCGAGTCATGTTTCGGAGGATATCGCGATGACTACAGATGATTTTGCGGGCTATGCAAGGGAGTTGGCTTCCAAAAAGACGGCGGTCATTGCTGAGGACTATGGTGATCATATTGTCATAGGAGCCGACACGATTGTTATTCATGAAGCAAAGCATTATCCGAAGCCAGAGAGCAAGGAACAAGCCAAACAATTTTTGCGGGAACTATCCGGTAAAACACATACGGTTATTACGGGTGTTGGTATTTCCATTGGCGGGACGCTACGCGTTTTTTCAGTCGAAACAGCTGTTACTTTTCGTGAGCTAGATGATGTTTTAATAGATGCCTATGTAGAGTCTGGTGATCCGATGGACAAGGCGGGGGGCTATGGTATACAAACGGCTGGTGCACTGTTTGTTGATAAGATTGATGGAGACTATTTCAATGTAATGGGCTTACCGATTGCTCAGTTGACGGAGCATTTACGTAGGCTTGCTTTAATCAGTTTGAAGGAAGGTGATCCTTTCATTGACTATTGA
- a CDS encoding prepilin peptidase encodes MDVIYLVLFFIYGIIFGSFFNVAGLRVPKKESIVSLPSHCTTCNRKLGTLDLMPVFSYLLLKGKCRGCGSKISPIYPFMEFMTGLLFALSFYKLGFSGELFIALLFMSLLVIITVTDITYMLIPNKVLLPFAVMLLVARIFIPFEPWWDSLLGALIGFGILYIIAVVSKGGMGGGDIKLFFVIGLVLGTVHTLLTLFLASVIGTIAGMIILKRAGKGRKTPIPFGPSIALAAVIAYFWGADFVAWYGNLFY; translated from the coding sequence ATGGATGTAATCTACCTCGTTTTATTCTTCATCTACGGCATCATCTTTGGCTCTTTTTTTAACGTTGCTGGCTTGCGTGTGCCGAAAAAAGAATCCATCGTATCGCTGCCTTCCCATTGCACGACCTGTAACCGGAAACTTGGCACGCTTGACCTCATGCCTGTATTTTCGTACCTTTTACTAAAGGGGAAATGTAGAGGTTGTGGCTCGAAAATTAGTCCAATCTATCCGTTTATGGAGTTTATGACGGGGTTGTTATTTGCGCTATCTTTTTACAAGCTAGGCTTTAGTGGAGAGCTGTTTATTGCGCTGCTCTTCATGTCGTTGCTCGTCATCATTACGGTAACAGATATCACCTACATGCTTATTCCAAACAAAGTGTTGCTACCGTTCGCAGTGATGTTGCTAGTAGCTCGGATATTCATTCCCTTTGAGCCATGGTGGGATAGCTTGCTTGGGGCGCTGATTGGCTTTGGTATTCTGTATATTATCGCAGTTGTGTCGAAAGGTGGTATGGGTGGCGGCGACATTAAGTTGTTTTTTGTCATCGGGCTTGTTCTAGGCACAGTTCATACATTGTTGACGTTATTTCTTGCGTCGGTTATCGGGACGATTGCAGGGATGATTATATTGAAACGAGCAGGGAAGGGAAGAAAGACGCCTATTCCGTTTGGCCCATCTATTGCGCTTGCGGCGGTCATTGCCTACTTCTGGGGCGCTGATTTTGTCGCATGGTATGGCAATCTATTCTATTAG
- a CDS encoding GGDEF domain-containing protein produces the protein MDLSVKRRLSLVAIWIIIAPLAFYFSYYYMPVRNVDWVTISLYFVILMITMMLPVRLTNISISLERWITFTVFFQYGLFAELVFMQVAMILLLFTGKTSMPTARRFLINSSMFAIVSVTSALVFYAVGGEVGTVNFTSIVMYGAIYAVTYMLMNSLLLKVFFTIVDRKFTIWNRGTLWDYTTTILVFPFSVSLYYLNIFFGNKSILICGIPFLFILIIISLYHRSDNLNDKLSSANVIGRELADRLGFEDVVRTFIVKLQNVVSYDGAYVLDLRSGKHLVTLMGSENAVVSKKVNHITFKSKVEWDDGLDLDVPKIFGAKKEVVQLKNFMFSDKVKSVMTVPIKRNQRTEGMLILTSHHKSIFKALEMKIVDMLTGYFAISLVKARLYEKTVEQSERCGLTNLNNFRYLDKKLDEDIIRYHTGELHSLSAIILDIDYFKAINDTYGHQSGNDLLRALSGVLMSFVDQEATLARYGGEEFVFILRDKGKARTIELAEEIRKEVEEMTFRIVPDLSKNRSPIDVQMTISVGVATVPEDAEDAKLLLRNADRALYIGGKQAGRNRVGVYSEKEIVTV, from the coding sequence ATGGATTTGTCCGTGAAAAGACGATTATCATTAGTGGCAATCTGGATCATCATTGCTCCTCTTGCTTTCTATTTTTCTTACTATTATATGCCTGTTAGGAACGTTGATTGGGTAACAATTTCTTTATATTTTGTCATTCTTATGATTACAATGATGTTGCCAGTACGGTTGACCAATATATCGATTTCATTAGAGCGTTGGATTACATTTACCGTTTTTTTTCAATATGGCCTATTTGCTGAGCTAGTTTTCATGCAAGTTGCAATGATTTTACTTCTTTTTACTGGAAAGACGTCTATGCCGACGGCTCGGCGTTTTTTGATCAATTCGTCGATGTTTGCCATCGTATCGGTAACGAGTGCATTGGTCTTCTATGCAGTCGGTGGTGAAGTAGGCACGGTAAACTTTACTTCGATTGTGATGTATGGTGCTATTTACGCTGTGACCTATATGCTAATGAACAGTTTATTGCTAAAGGTATTTTTTACAATCGTAGATAGGAAATTTACAATCTGGAATAGAGGGACGCTTTGGGACTATACGACAACGATACTCGTCTTCCCATTTAGTGTATCTTTGTATTATTTGAATATATTTTTTGGGAATAAATCTATTTTAATATGTGGGATTCCTTTTCTCTTTATTTTAATTATTATTAGCTTGTATCACCGGTCAGATAATTTAAATGATAAATTATCATCTGCGAATGTAATTGGGAGAGAGCTCGCAGATCGTCTCGGTTTTGAAGATGTCGTCCGAACGTTTATCGTCAAATTGCAGAATGTAGTTTCGTACGATGGTGCCTATGTGTTGGATTTACGTTCCGGCAAACATCTTGTCACATTAATGGGCTCTGAAAATGCTGTTGTTTCAAAAAAAGTGAATCATATTACATTTAAATCGAAAGTTGAGTGGGATGACGGACTGGATTTGGATGTCCCGAAAATATTTGGTGCAAAAAAAGAAGTAGTTCAATTAAAAAACTTTATGTTTTCGGATAAGGTGAAAAGTGTGATGACTGTGCCCATTAAACGTAACCAAAGGACAGAAGGGATGCTAATTCTTACATCTCATCATAAAAGTATATTCAAAGCACTTGAGATGAAAATTGTCGATATGCTAACTGGTTATTTCGCGATTTCACTGGTCAAGGCACGTTTATATGAAAAAACAGTTGAGCAAAGTGAACGATGTGGACTTACAAATTTAAATAACTTTCGCTATTTAGATAAAAAGTTAGATGAAGATATTATTCGTTATCACACAGGTGAATTACATTCGTTATCTGCTATTATTCTAGATATTGATTATTTTAAAGCGATTAATGATACATATGGACATCAAAGTGGCAATGATTTACTTCGTGCGCTTTCGGGAGTTCTAATGTCGTTCGTCGACCAAGAAGCTACGCTTGCTAGATACGGCGGTGAGGAGTTCGTTTTCATCTTACGCGATAAAGGCAAGGCGAGAACAATTGAGCTCGCCGAGGAAATTAGGAAAGAAGTGGAGGAGATGACATTCCGCATAGTTCCTGACTTATCGAAGAATCGTAGTCCAATAGATGTTCAAATGACGATTAGTGTCGGTGTTGCAACGGTACCAGAAGACGCAGAAGATGCTAAATTATTATTGCGTAATGCAGATCGCGCACTTTATATTGGTGGTAAGCAAGCGGGTAGGAATCGTGTGGGTGTATATTCGGAGAAAGAGATTGTCACTGTGTAA
- a CDS encoding sensor domain-containing diguanylate cyclase yields the protein MSAGNKSTFKYFIMWILVVPPGMYMIFVNYPPVQVDWLTVVVFSILSFLAVYYPIKRNESPIFLVTWLTIPAFLMYGLFVEIIVMQLAILATLFNKSSSLSLLLRFFFNSTLFFILSVLAAIAFYAVGGEVNSLEFWPVLVSIAAYQIVHTFINDIALRIYTRYKRIKTLYTANEILADYVIVLAIIPMALSLYYMIYIVGSGAFLLLVMPFFFITFILRLYNNTEQINNYLQQASQIGQELSGLMTEKEVLHQFVSKVSILFNVEFAYLFDHKEGWLEVISSYEYGQFENIEIARFGKGQGLAGRVLETEEPIIYSSKEEWMVKTHDYMPDEIQSVICIPIARNQKIEGVLLLGSKKKSAFLEYQVKIMDLLCSYFTVSVEKARYMEEAVTKNERCALTGLYNYRYLEEQLTYHMGQVTNDDSMDLSVVMLDIDYFKKVNDEYGHQSGNDILYILARKLEAALPEDGIVGRYGGEEFVFILPGMTKSGAYDFAENLRADIGGHNFLIVPDLGDDKYPLVVHITCSIGISSAPQDTDEAMSLLRNADRALYIGAKQAGRNRVAMYVK from the coding sequence ATGTCAGCTGGAAATAAGTCTACTTTTAAGTACTTTATAATGTGGATATTGGTTGTACCACCAGGTATGTATATGATTTTTGTCAATTATCCGCCTGTACAAGTGGACTGGCTAACTGTAGTTGTCTTTTCAATTCTCAGTTTTCTAGCTGTCTATTATCCTATCAAGAGAAATGAATCACCAATATTTCTGGTAACATGGCTAACAATCCCGGCTTTTTTAATGTACGGCTTATTTGTGGAGATAATTGTGATGCAATTAGCAATATTAGCAACTTTGTTCAATAAGTCTAGCTCGTTATCATTGCTCTTGCGATTTTTCTTCAATTCGACACTCTTTTTCATCTTATCTGTTCTTGCGGCAATTGCTTTTTATGCTGTTGGAGGAGAGGTTAACTCACTTGAGTTTTGGCCGGTGTTAGTCAGCATTGCTGCCTATCAGATTGTCCACACATTTATTAATGATATCGCACTAAGGATTTACACTCGTTATAAAAGAATTAAAACATTGTATACAGCTAATGAGATTTTGGCCGATTATGTCATTGTACTTGCCATTATCCCCATGGCACTATCACTGTATTATATGATTTACATAGTTGGATCAGGTGCTTTTCTTCTGTTAGTAATGCCATTTTTCTTTATCACATTTATTCTTCGACTCTATAATAATACCGAGCAGATTAATAATTACTTGCAACAAGCTAGTCAAATCGGTCAGGAACTTTCGGGCTTGATGACGGAAAAAGAAGTGCTTCATCAGTTCGTTAGTAAAGTATCGATTCTTTTTAATGTGGAATTTGCTTATTTATTTGACCACAAAGAGGGCTGGTTAGAAGTAATTAGCTCTTATGAGTATGGTCAATTTGAAAATATTGAAATTGCACGTTTTGGGAAGGGGCAAGGATTGGCAGGACGCGTTTTGGAAACAGAGGAGCCGATCATTTATTCCTCGAAGGAGGAATGGATGGTAAAGACGCATGACTATATGCCTGACGAGATACAAAGTGTTATCTGTATACCGATTGCGAGAAATCAAAAAATCGAAGGCGTTTTGCTACTAGGCTCTAAAAAGAAATCTGCTTTTCTGGAATACCAAGTTAAGATTATGGATTTACTTTGTTCTTATTTTACTGTATCTGTTGAAAAAGCGCGCTATATGGAAGAAGCAGTCACGAAAAACGAGCGTTGTGCGTTAACCGGACTTTATAATTATCGGTATTTGGAGGAACAACTGACTTATCATATGGGGCAGGTGACAAATGATGACTCCATGGATTTGTCTGTTGTAATGCTCGATATTGATTATTTTAAAAAAGTAAATGATGAATATGGACATCAAAGTGGGAATGACATTCTCTACATTTTAGCAAGGAAGCTAGAAGCTGCACTCCCGGAAGACGGGATAGTAGGACGGTACGGTGGAGAGGAGTTTGTCTTCATCTTGCCCGGGATGACGAAATCGGGAGCCTATGATTTTGCAGAAAATTTGCGTGCAGATATTGGTGGACATAACTTTTTAATCGTCCCTGACCTTGGTGACGACAAATATCCGCTAGTAGTTCATATTACATGTAGTATAGGGATTTCGTCGGCTCCTCAAGATACGGATGAGGCGATGTCATTGCTACGTAATGCGGATCGTGCATTGTATATCGGCGCTAAACAAGCTGGACGGAATCGTGTAGCTATGTATGTAAAGTGA
- a CDS encoding folylpolyglutamate synthase/dihydrofolate synthase family protein: protein MIPKMDEYKKRWAIESDDAIKPGLEAIQEALALVGNPEADLQIIHVAGTNGKGSTIAFMEGILRQHGFSTVVFSSPALIDIHDQIRLNGHPISTEDLDTAFKLIKKVGLSGKLTDFELLTVAAFVACRQFAPDFVLLETGMGGKLDSTNVVIPLVSVITSIALDHTSFLGETLEKITDHKAGVIKAKKPIVIGALPKEALAVIQYTARELHSELFAYGEQFTLTTEDAFNGLQTFQLNGRGMKGAHQGVNAAVAIEALLAAGVMLEEDKVAGGIATTQLPFRFQEVFPGVFMDGAHNPAAAKVLTETIQLEFPGEKVDFIIGMLKGKDVEQTLNELVPVAASFTFVTFPHLQAEKPEKLMEYCHHEKKKMTNIESDTIILEKECGRRTIVTGSLYMISRLMTHSLGFQNRSDLS from the coding sequence TTGATTCCAAAAATGGACGAATATAAAAAACGATGGGCAATCGAAAGTGATGATGCTATAAAACCAGGGCTTGAAGCTATCCAAGAGGCGCTTGCACTTGTTGGAAATCCAGAAGCCGATTTGCAGATTATCCATGTGGCAGGGACGAATGGTAAAGGATCAACGATTGCATTTATGGAAGGGATTTTGCGCCAGCATGGTTTTTCGACAGTTGTTTTTTCATCGCCAGCGCTAATTGATATACATGACCAAATTCGTCTCAATGGACACCCTATTTCGACTGAGGACTTGGATACCGCGTTCAAATTAATAAAAAAGGTGGGCTTGAGCGGTAAGCTTACAGATTTTGAATTGTTGACGGTTGCCGCATTTGTCGCATGTCGGCAGTTTGCTCCCGATTTTGTTCTTTTAGAAACGGGGATGGGTGGAAAGTTGGATAGTACGAATGTCGTCATACCACTTGTTTCAGTCATTACTTCCATTGCACTAGATCACACGTCATTTCTTGGAGAAACACTTGAAAAAATCACTGATCATAAGGCAGGGGTTATAAAAGCAAAAAAACCAATTGTGATTGGGGCATTGCCGAAAGAGGCTTTGGCAGTCATACAATACACCGCAAGAGAGCTGCATAGTGAATTATTCGCTTATGGAGAACAGTTTACGCTGACTACAGAAGATGCGTTTAACGGACTACAAACTTTTCAGTTAAATGGGAGAGGGATGAAAGGGGCTCATCAAGGTGTAAATGCCGCTGTTGCTATCGAAGCACTTCTTGCAGCGGGAGTCATGTTGGAAGAGGACAAAGTGGCGGGTGGAATTGCGACGACACAATTGCCCTTCCGCTTTCAAGAAGTGTTTCCAGGTGTATTTATGGATGGTGCACACAACCCTGCTGCAGCGAAAGTGCTTACTGAAACGATTCAATTGGAGTTTCCAGGAGAGAAAGTGGATTTCATAATCGGTATGTTAAAGGGCAAGGATGTTGAGCAAACGTTGAACGAGTTAGTACCTGTAGCTGCTTCCTTCACGTTCGTTACTTTTCCGCATCTTCAAGCTGAAAAGCCAGAAAAATTGATGGAGTATTGCCATCACGAGAAGAAAAAGATGACAAATATCGAATCTGATACTATAATACTAGAAAAGGAATGCGGAAGAAGGACAATTGTTACAGGTTCTCTCTACATGATTTCAAGACTTATGACCCATTCATTAGGGTTTCAAAATAGAAGTGATTTGTCGTGA
- a CDS encoding RimK family alpha-L-glutamate ligase — protein sequence MLSCWIIYNGSLTSDKFKDQAELLQGAAEQAGVQVELKRNYDVLIDLANTVEYRPSFVVFLDKDILLAQYLKNAGIAVFNDPDVIETCDNKAKQYLQLAVSGVPMPETIIAPKVYPAFTIRDSGYYERVLQRLGLPMIIKEGHGSFGMKVYLIETEQQFYDKTDELRGVDYVFQKFIATSRGRDIRVNIVGGDIVAAMYRHSETDFRANITNGGVASKVELTDAQRALAIRAAEAVGAEFAGVDLLFGENEEPLVCEVNAAAHIRNIYNITGVNVADAMIAYILRRLA from the coding sequence ATGTTAAGTTGCTGGATAATTTATAATGGAAGTTTAACGAGCGATAAATTTAAGGATCAGGCAGAATTATTGCAGGGAGCTGCTGAGCAAGCGGGAGTTCAGGTCGAACTCAAAAGAAATTATGATGTGTTAATAGATTTAGCCAACACAGTTGAATACCGCCCAAGCTTTGTCGTTTTTTTAGACAAAGATATTTTACTTGCGCAATATTTAAAAAATGCTGGGATTGCTGTCTTCAACGACCCCGATGTCATAGAAACTTGCGATAACAAAGCGAAACAATATTTACAATTGGCAGTATCAGGTGTTCCTATGCCTGAAACAATTATTGCACCAAAAGTATATCCCGCATTCACCATCCGAGATTCAGGGTATTATGAACGAGTATTGCAGCGCCTTGGTCTGCCTATGATTATCAAGGAAGGTCATGGTTCATTTGGCATGAAGGTGTATTTAATCGAAACTGAACAGCAATTTTACGACAAGACGGATGAATTACGCGGTGTCGATTATGTATTCCAAAAATTCATCGCAACAAGCCGAGGACGTGATATCCGTGTCAATATTGTCGGCGGTGACATTGTTGCTGCGATGTATCGACATTCGGAAACGGATTTCCGAGCCAACATTACGAATGGCGGTGTAGCGTCAAAAGTCGAGCTAACCGATGCCCAACGAGCATTAGCAATACGCGCTGCAGAAGCAGTCGGTGCTGAGTTTGCGGGTGTCGATTTATTATTCGGAGAAAATGAGGAACCACTCGTTTGCGAGGTAAATGCAGCCGCTCATATCCGCAATATTTATAACATTACGGGTGTCAATGTCGCAGATGCGATGATTGCCTATATTTTGAGGAGACTTGCATGA
- a CDS encoding ATP-grasp domain-containing protein produces the protein MKGNVYYSENEAVRNRQFIDDLLIEAGRNGIDLRLLIGEERPDTDVEFILFRDRNPSLATLFENEGFRLMNKAEVNRIANDKLKSFELASLLGIAAVPTKKVRQIDQINSYPCVLKTVDGHGGLEVILCKSAKQAEEFFAQFHDHTIIVQPYIESGARDVRVFMIGDEVVGAVKRTGNDSFKSNYTLGGSVEKYILASWQVQEVKRIAQALKSDYIGVDFILLPDGRWLFNEIEDPVGARSLYTTHDFSVAGELIGYIKEKLSLK, from the coding sequence ATGAAGGGCAATGTCTATTACTCGGAAAATGAAGCGGTTAGAAACCGTCAATTCATCGACGACTTACTAATAGAGGCAGGACGAAATGGCATAGATTTACGCTTACTCATCGGAGAGGAGCGACCGGATACGGATGTAGAATTCATCCTTTTTCGGGATCGTAATCCAAGTCTAGCCACTCTGTTTGAAAACGAAGGCTTCCGTTTAATGAACAAAGCCGAGGTGAACCGCATTGCCAACGACAAGCTGAAATCATTCGAGCTTGCTAGCCTTCTTGGTATTGCAGCAGTACCTACTAAAAAAGTACGCCAAATAGATCAAATCAACTCGTATCCATGTGTTTTAAAAACGGTGGATGGACATGGCGGACTAGAAGTGATTCTTTGTAAATCAGCAAAGCAGGCGGAAGAATTTTTCGCACAATTCCATGACCATACCATAATCGTCCAACCATACATTGAATCTGGCGCGCGCGATGTCCGCGTCTTCATGATAGGTGATGAAGTGGTCGGGGCTGTTAAACGGACCGGTAACGATTCTTTCAAATCGAATTACACCCTAGGTGGCTCTGTCGAAAAATATATACTCGCCAGCTGGCAGGTACAAGAAGTTAAGCGTATCGCGCAAGCATTGAAAAGCGACTACATCGGAGTTGATTTTATTTTGCTACCTGATGGAAGATGGTTATTCAATGAAATTGAAGATCCAGTAGGCGCACGGTCGTTGTATACGACACATGATTTCTCGGTGGCGGGAGAATTGATTGGGTATATTAAGGAGAAACTTTCCTTGAAGTGA